The genomic interval CCATACATCAATGTGGGGGCCGCCAACTGATGGCTTTTTTGATCGGGAACACACTAACGGGCCCGCTAGCCTTGAAAGTGAGTTCGCAGACGTTGTGCAGATGCCTCTCATCGCCAGCAGCCGGGGTTATTGAAGGCGCGTTTGTGGATGTCAATATGTATGGGCAGCTGTCACGACACGTCTTCGCACTATCTGAGAGCAGGATCTCCGTTACGGTCATAGAATGAACCAAGTTGGAACGCATCAGAATCCGCTTTGCTACAAAGTCGAACAGGCTTCCGTGTGAGGGGCTCAGCATGGCACACACGAGCATCGATCCGCCGCGGTGGATACGTGACGTATACTGGTGAGAAACTCTTTTTCGACCGCATGCGAATGGCTGTGTTGGTGGCTTTCGCCTCATGCTCATCCTGAGCAGGAGCGGAAGTACGAGGAAGCTGGAACTGCTTtgaggcaggcggagacaTCTCTGTTGTACTGGAAGCAAGAGAAAGCCGCAGCTGGAGCAGTAGCTTTCCTTCGGTGCAACATCGCAGTTCTGAACGCCTACGCGTATTTTCACAGACGGTCAGTTCCCCCGAAGTGCCCAGAGAACCGTAACAGCGGAGGCACAGGCGCCGTGCTCCGAGAGCTGAAGAACGCGGGCTACGGGCATTTTGGCCTCGCTGGAAAAAGCTGCTATCCCTGTGCGCCTGTGAAAGCTGCACGTTGGGTTAAATTACTGATACTTGAACGAAATCGTGTGTGGTTCTGAGCCCGGTGGTCGTCATATGCTGTCCCTCCGGCACACCTCCGTATCTCTAGCCACAGCTACTAGCTGGAAACCCCTCGTTACCCTCCTTTTCAGCGTAGTCTATTTTTTCGAGCACCGAAAGCGGGTTCACGGGACCCGCCCCTGTGCCAACAACCGCAGGCCATCGTGTCACCGGGAGTCTGGTATGCACCTTCATTCCTCAGGCGGAATCAGGAACACACAACCGTGAGATACCTGTACGAGGCTAAGGCGCTAGAGAAACGAATCCTACGAACATGCGCCAAAAGGCCGTTTCCGGGGATAACCAACGACGACACCGAGGTGGCAAGTTTAGGCGACGCGCTCCGGTTAGTCCAATTTAAAGGCTTGTTCCATAGCTCGCTTGCCTTCTTACGTTACTCGCACAACAGTGCCGCTCAAAACTTCTACTCCCAGGACCAACGTTCCTTCTTTCCTATGCGAGTTAGCTGTTGTGATTGTTTAAGTGCGTCGTGGGCAATGCATGTGAAAACAGATTTTCATGCATTGCGACATGGAACTCTATCTAAAAGGGAAGCCCCAACTTGAAATAGAATCTGTGAATGTTAGCTAAACATTCAAGTGATGTCCGCTCCCCCATTTTCGCAACGTTTAGTCGGTCTGTTCATGCATTCGCGGTCCAGAGTTGTGTCATTTCGTATTCCAAAAGGGAAATagaggagcgagacgaagacaATCTTGATTCCGCGAGACACCCAGAGCTTCTAACACCAGCATTCGAAGTGGCATCGCTGCACGACATTCAAAATACCATTACGGGTGCGTCAGCGAATCCTCATGAGCAGAACCGAGAATGACCCGCAATCATGCCACTTCAGCTTTGACTCTGAAACCATTTTTGCTCTCGGTTCTTTGCAAAGTTCGTGACTCATGCCCACCCGGAATGCGTCCATCAACCCGACGAGTGGCGCCTTCCTTGTGTGAGCAGCCATGTAGCAAGCTCCCAGGTCCACAGTCACGTCGGAATCCATTATCAGTCTACCAAATACGTTTGGTAGGGTGTGCGTTTCTCACGTGGCTCCGACTAGCTCCTGCGTAGGGGGACTTGTGCTCCCGCACAAACAATTCCTCCGGTAGCAGTCGCTTATCTGCTTCTGGCTGCACTATCCGatccctctcttctcgcagtgtcttctgctgcgcgaTAGTTTGACATGATGCGGGAGGGGCGCGAATGATTTCCTCAGATGAAGCGTCAGTGGACGAAGCACTAGCAGATGCAGGTGGCGCCCTTATCGCCAAGGCAGGAACAGCAGTAAAGGACTCGTGGACAGGAGTCTGCGCACTAGTTGCTCAAACGAGGCTCAATCTTGCGTCCACCCTTTGCTCCTTGAACAGGTTAGTTTCCATTTGACGTGCTCTCGGAAATCAGTGGAGATCACCCGTCCCCGCCCcagtcccccccccccccccccccgccggcaCCCTGCGTGTGGTCAAACGTTGCcaccgccctcccccccatcctttcgtcctcctcccctgCCCTACTCTTCCTTTCAATAGATATGCCAGCATGTTCAGCCAAGATGACCGAAAGGCAGTTGAGTGGATCCTGTTGTTACACTCGAGGGGGATGCATGAACCAATTTCCAGAACTCAGCAGTGTTGGCTCACTGGATAGCGGATTTATCCGCAACTGACAAGCGCCTTCGACGTTGTCTCTCACTACAATGCAGAACACTAGAAGCCCTGCATCACGCGTTAGCCGCGTTATCGTTTCTGAAGGCAAGCGTACGCCCACGGCGATGGATTTCGccagaggctgcagagaagcTGCGGAGTCTTAGTAAGCTGACCGGGACTTAGTGGTGCAGCCTTTATGTGCTTGTGTACTGTTATTACCGTGATCGAAGCCAACTAACGCGCCCCCCCGGCGCCCTCGAAGGCTGAGTACAGAAGGTGTACAGCTCAGTACGCTGCTGTTGTGGCATGGGACCGCTCACGGCCAGTAGATCCCTCACTTGGCCAAGGGCCGGCCCGAAAAGAGGCAGACGGGCTGTTTCCGTCTCACATAGTACGAAACTCAATGTCTCTTTTggaggtgtacgtacacacGCAACTGTGCTCTCTGTGTGGGCTGTGACGtgtgcgcggccgctgctggtGGTTTTCACTCGAGCCACCATCAGGTTTTCGAGCGCCACAACGGATAAGCTATAGTGAGGCCCCCTCTCTTTAGTCAAGCCATCTGTTGATACTGTAGGGCGACTTCGTTTTCCCCATCAGACGAGGCCACAAACCTTCCGGAAGCGACGCTCTACGCGAAGTGCACGCTGCATCAGTTGCTGAGCCGGGTCTTCTTTCAAGAGTGGGTGAGAGACCACCACTGACGCCGTAGCGCCATAAGGgcagagacgctgcgccAGATACGGGGTTCAGGGAAGCTGCGATTCCGAGCGACTCGGTTGGGTCCTGGTTTTCTTCTTATTCGTGTCGGAAACGGGCACTGCCTATTTATAATCCGTTCTGGCATGGCTTCCCCCGAGGAACGGTTGCTTGATGAAGGCTACAGTTTGGTTCCAGTGTCACCCATGCAGCGGTCTCCAGGAGTCGACcacggctcgccgccgctcggcagctagcgcgagcagctgcgccggtTTACTCATGCAGCTGGCGATATTCTCATGTCGCCGATTTGGTTTTTGAGCGTCTGTCTTCCAATGTGGGAATAGGCAGCGGCGGTGGTGGCGACGTTCCAGCAAACCGGTCTGGCTCTGAAAAAACTAGAGGTGCGGCCTACGGCAGAGCAGTCACACGATAGGTACCGGCATCCATCGCGGCAGAAGCGTGGGCACCACTCCCCGGCTGACAGCGGGGAGAGGGGCGATTGCTCGGTCTCGCAAACGATGCAGCGACCCCGTAAACAGTCACGCGGGCGGGGGaccggaggggggggcgcggcggggaggcgcgcaTAATGAGGCTATGCGTAGCTACCGGATGATCTGCGTTCGAATGCACCCTTCATCCTGCTAATTGCCTTAGGGCGTGTTATCCATTTCTGAAGGGAGCTGTGGCGCAGCGGAGGTCGGAAAATGAGGCGCGCGGGTAATGGGATTCACCGTCCACGGTATCTAGTGCATCAGGGACAGAATCTTTGTATTGATGTATGCAGCGTGTCGACCAGATTACGTACGCAGACAACGTGGCTGACGGCGGCTCATTGTCTCGTGCCCCTCAGGCTGTCCCTTTGGCAACAACAGCATTGGTCGCCGCGAGTCTCGTCGCGAAGTCTTGCCTTCCCTGCCAACATGTTCTTTTAGCGAATGTCGAAAAGCATCTTGAGGCCCTCGGTGCCTCCCGGCCAGCAGATGGGAAACTGGGTTCGTTCGGTGGACAAATTGACATCACTAAGCCCGTAAATCGGCAAGGCGGACTTTCTGCCTCCGGTGATGGACGCACTTTCTGTGAGGTCGTTAGCGGAAGCAGCGATCCAAGGCAGAGCAGCCCGTGCGCCGATAAATCGGCCGAAGGTAAACTTACCCCTCTTGTGCTGCACGGAAGTTCAGACTAATACCTAACGGCCCCCCTCAAACTCTAAACCGAGTTGCATTTCTCACTATCAAGTTCGAGTGTCCCGTCCGTGCTCTTGCTATTTATTGCCAGGTATCTTCAGCATCTCCAGAGCGGCAGACAGTGACGCTTTCGATCGTGAACGCAACGCAGTAACCGGAAAGTCAaaccgcgccgccgggctcTGTTCGGCAAATGCTGAAGAGGCGTCTCCAAacagcgccgaggaggccgcaACGCGGAAGCGCAAACCGAACCAGGGCGTGGGATACTCAAGCATAGGTAGCAGCCAGCCGTCAAAGCCACAGTAGATTCTCCCCCTACACGCCTGTAAAGCATGCACGCTGTATGTTTTCCTCGAATAGACTGTGAGACCCGGTTACAGGAGACTAACCTCCATCAGGCGTGGGTATGTACTACAGGAACACACGCTGGGTAAGGAGGCGAGACACGATTTACAATACCCAATATAGATGGGTAGAACATACGTCACCATCTCCCTTCTGCAGAGTAAAATTCGATGACGTAAAGATTGTAATTGTCTTTCAGTCCGGCTGGTGAAAATGTGTACACCCTTGCGCCAAGAATGGTTAGAGGTGGCGGCGAACGATGTGCATAGACACCACTTTATCTTGCAGTATGAAAAGCTGTACAAGATATGAAAGCATCTGTCCGCAGCAAATCAAGACGGAACAGCTGCACACCTGTTTGGCAGGGAAGCGGAATAGAAAAAGCCACGTCGCACCGCTGCATTCTCTGTGGGGCCAGGGGCTACTTGCTAATGCAAGCACTCGAGGGGTTAAGCGACTTCTAGCCGTCTCCGCATTACTCGGGAAGAAACGTGCAAGAACCTCCTGTCCGTCTCCTGGTTTTCCTGGTCCTTCTGTGCCATATTGACTTCTCGATCAGGCTCTGCTGCGACCGCAGGGTGTACGGTCCGCTCGACCCCTCATCATCGTGGAATTAACAAGCGGGAGGGTAGCTCAGGCACGCGCAAATCGAACTCAATGCTCGATCGGGGAACAGAGTTTGCTATTATGCAACTGAAGAGCCGCCATCGCGCTGTCCAGGGGGTAGGCATACCCGTCCTTTGCGATTGTCAGCTCTGGGGCCTTCGCTTCGGGCTTGTGTTCCCTGCTTCAGTTTTCCGCCCGTTTGGTGGAGGGGTACGCTTAGGTCTTTGCGCACGAATGGCATTGAAAAAGGACCCACCATGCCTATGCACACTCGAACGGCGCTTGACGTCTGCACGAAAGCGGGGAAAGCGAGTTCGATGTCCGTGGAACGAAAACTCGAGCCTGACGCATGTGAAAGCCCCGGCTCCATGGCGGTGCGCAGGAAATGGAATCCCTGTCTCTTGATGACGTGAAAGAGCTTCGGCAGCACCACAACGCATTTGCCCGGCGGCTGTGCGAGCAGAAGCGTCGAGAGCACTTAGCGTCTGGTAAGTGAGCTTCAATGGATATTAGCGACTCCCAGCAGGAGGCTTAGCTACGGCCACGCGTCGGTTCACTCTGCTCTACCGGCCCCCTATCCTTTTCGGGTGCGCGAGACGAGTGTTACACTGGGAAAACGTCATACGGGTCGTCTATCTACGGTATAGCGCTAGTGGATTTGTTGCCGTCAGACGAGTGTTGCTTGAAGTGAGGATGTTCTTGCAAGATACTGTTTGCTGATACAGTCGCACGAGTAAAAGACGGCCCACCAAGGGGACGAGATGAGGGCGTTCAGAGCAGCGCAGTGTCGTAGAAGATACCAGAAATGCCGTGTGCTGTTTTCTAAGTGTGTGGCTCCTTTCGTGCGTATACTGACTTAACAAGGAATGCCCTTCCTACATTCAAGAAGCTGTacacgcagaggcggggCACTGTGAAGTTCATCTGGACAGTGAGGGCTATTGGTGTAGCGCAGATGTGACGCTGTAGCCGCGTTGCTGGCTCTCTTCGGCTTTAGATGGAGTAGATTTTCCCAGTGAACGCGAAAATACCCAATCAAGGGATTTTACTTTAGACCTCTTGCCGAACAACATACTCATTCTGCACGACATGTGATGGCGTTATCTCACCACAACAAGGCCATTTGACGGACCTGTGGATCCCTCAACAACCGTTCTGTAGGAAAGAAACCCGAGATTTCGGTCATTGCCAACTTGAGTGCTGCGGCGATGCGGAGCACCGATCACGTCTTGGATTTTCCGAATACTAAAGCTGCAGACAGCCTACGGTTCGTCAAGAAAAAAACTCTCAGAGGCGTCCAACTGGCCCGTGAGGTTCTGCTGTGGCTGGGTTACGTGACTTCACTGTAGCGTAAGGCATATGGAATTGCGCTTGCGATGTGTGACATGAGGGATCGCCCTCTTGGCGAGCATCCGTTGGCGCGTGTCAGCGTCTCACCCTCATCGATTCCTTCATGGCGCTTGGTCCAGCGCAATGGAACATGAAAACTGCCAGCCAACTCGCGTACAGAGTGTTGTCACCCCACGAGTTGCCTGAGTCGGCGAGCGCTTGCTACTTTGTGAAGGGCCAGTTTTCTGTCGGGACGCAAGCCAAGTTGCGCCTTCGGTCGACATCCGGCGTGTGGCGGTGATATACACAGAGAGCTCATTGTCAAGCTGCGACAGAATGGGATTGAACTCGAGGCGGCACCGGAATATAGGTAGGCTTCTATGTCGTCGTCTGCCCGCTTCGAGTATGCGATCGATAGATGGGTGAGGGTACCTGATGTGGAAACCATCCAGCGCCAGATACGTCTCGAGGCCCCTAACTACGTGCACACTGCCCAGATCGTgtcccatatatatatatatatatatatatatatattatatatatatatatgcatgtgcacaAAGTGATTGACGGGGCACATTTTATCTGTTAGCGCCTGTTGGGACACATGCCTCGCGTTGCGTAGCCTAAGAATGCCCATTTGTCTTTCCTTATCCAGACGTGGTTCATCTTTGCCGCTGGAACACAACGCAGTCGCATTCCTGAGAGCCTCGCAGCGGCTTGGAACTCTTACCTGCGTTCAGTGTCGACATATCCCTGCCATGAGAGACCTCTGCGAGTGCTATTGATTGGTGCCATCGTCGCAGACGCAGTAAACTCAAAGGGGTGTCTCTGTATGACCGCATGCTACTTTAACTGGCCTGGAACTTTCGGCGTGCTCGTGGCTTTCTCAGCGCGGTGGAGTTCGCTAGCTCTTTGGGACATGGTCCAGGAGCAGCGTATGACTCCGCTATGATGCCAGCGTCTGCACCCCTGGTGGCGGCCATGGGATCTCCAACGGCACCGCGCGAAGTGGGGACCTCCCCTGGCATGGCCACGTcagaggctgctgccgcagccgccgggaTGACAGCGAATTCCTGTGGACCCGAAGACTCATCCGTTTTCAGTGCAAATCCCGTCATGGCGGGCGAATGCCGTAGACTGTTTCCTTCTCTTGAGTTCGTGTTGGCAAATGACGGGAGCTTCACCGACTGGCTGAAAAGCATGGAAGTCTACCACTTGGTTGAGCACGCGTTGGACAAGAACCAGGATTGCCGGGACTTCAACAGCAAAAGAATTGAGGGTCTCCTTCTTTTGAAGGTTAGAAGCTGGTGGCGTCTGGATCACCAGCAGACTGCCCGCCAGGAGCTGCAGATGCCTTAGCAAGCTTGTCAGCAGGTGCTCGCGGCCAGTCAAAAGCAGTTCAGCTGCTCTGATGGCCTCGGTTGTCTCTTTGGTGGATCACACTGGAGGCACTGTATCCTCTGTAGTTCCAAATACTTCCATATCGATCCTTGCTGGGCGAGTAGAACGGCGCATGGTGTGGTGTGTTGTCCGGATGCGTTGAACGCCTGCCTAGGCGCTGTACCATCGATTTCTTTGGGAAAAAGAGGAACTTCGCCGAAGGGAACTGATACCGAAAGGTGCGTTGTTAAGGGCATCCAGAGGCAAAGGGTTCAGGCACACAGTGTGATTAAACAGCGTCTCTCCTCACGCTGACTGTATCGCTGGGAGCCTGCATCGGGCTTTCACTCATTAAAACTGGGTCACGGACGGACGGTCAGCAATCCAGGGGATATACCAGCACTCCTCTCCCAAGACGCCTGTGCGTCTGGCAAGCGCATATGCATCCGCGCAACTACTGCCGAGAGACGAAGTGCCGGAATAAGCGAAGTCGTCGTATGAGTGTGCGTGTATACGTGCGCACAAAGCCTGCTGCTCTCCCGTGCGTTacagagaaaaggaaagagaGCAGGCCCCAGTCGCCGCTCACGCGCAAAGGAAAACACGGCGGAGTCAGAAGAAATAAGAGAGTAAGTAGGCAGTGTCCGTCATATGAGGTGGACACGGAACCTTATCTAGCGCTACCGTAGCTCCATGCGTTGTTTGCCGGCGTAACTAATGGATTAGCGATCTGTCAGCTAGGTAGCATGTGTAAACGCGCTAACAAAACAGTGCAGCTCGTTCACGGATTCCGGTATGCAGCGTGTCTCATGGCGTTCGGAATTTGTCTGCTTTGGTGCGAATACTGCGACCCATAGGCATCGACACTGGCTGCCGAAGAAAAAGATGAAATAGAAGAAATATCATTGAGTGCTTTTGTTGTCTAACGAGGCAACGGATGATCGGCGTGCTCCATAGTAGTCGGCTGGCCACATCATGTTTGAACATGCTGCGAAGCTCCTGGTGTCGAAACGGCAGCGAAGCTGTTGCTCCCAGAGAAGTGTTTGCTGTGATCCCACATTGGTTCTGTCATCTTCGTGGAAAGGCCTCTTAGTGGGGTGCCACCCCGCTCGCAAACGAAGAGTGGTGCCCCTCTTATATACGCTCCGATACGATGAACACACAAGAAGTTCAAACTATCACAGTCGCGAAGCAGCGTATGGACAACAGTTGGTGTCTGCTGACTCAACCACGAACTTTTGAGATTTCACATTCGAGAAACTTCTCTCAGATACCTCCACTGCCCGCATGAATGAAGCACGAGGACCCAGCCCCGTAGCCCGACCGCGAAAACTCAGCGCGCGTCTGCCCTTTCTGGGTCATTGTTCAAGGAACGGAAACGCAAGCCACAAAACACAATCGAGGCCGCAACATTTCCTCAGGAGCTcttgcgcttcttcttctgggCCTATTTAAACGGCTGTGCACCTGgcttgcgtctccgccctaGAGGAGCTGCTCTTGGCTCTTGAACGCCTACATCGGTCCGCAATCGGCAGTTCCGAGCACGCTTCCACATCGGAGAACATCAGGTAGCAGTGAAGCACTTCGACAAAACCTGAGAGCTTCCGACGTGTGGAAGCAAATGTCATGTCATGACCGGCCGCTTCAGCCGTCACACAGTAGTTACTGACCACGACAAAGGGCTTGTCACTCTATGGACAGGCCACGCGTGGGACTGGAGAGGTCATTCCGAAGCAGAACACAGCAACACTAGTAAAACCAGGACGTTGAAAAAACACTCGGGGGAGTCCAAAATTTCTCGTTACCGATTTAGGCAGGCTCACAATGAACCCGCGCCGTGGAAAGACTGTAGAGGATCTCGAGACTCCCCAAGAAGTACGGGTATCATCCATCACCACACCTCTCTCACCTAGAACGCGGAAGGCACAATTATCTCATTAGGAGCCGCCGGACTCAGCTCAGTAGGGCTTTTACTGAATGATACAATTCCTAAACTCGTATGTTCGAAAAGGAAACCCGCCTGCTCCACCATCTGAGCCGCGTTAAAGGGAACAACCAGCACTCGTTTGTATTTAGTGTTGTGGATCATAAAACTGAATGAGGGGGGACGCTATAACGTCAGCCGTCCGGGCCCCGCGTAGTGCAGAGACAGCGTTGACAAATGACTGCCAAATGATTTAGACCGCTTCATAATTCATTCCCCAGTTTCCGCGAGCACATCACGACCGGTTCATATCAGCGACGGCTGAACTGCAATGGCATCGCATGTTCCACATTCTTAGAATAACGAAGACGGTTGTCTCAAGGTGTTCATAGCTCTAGGGGGCATCGACACTTGTCGCTGCATATGACACAAGGGCACGTAGCACGAGTTATACTCGTGCTGCGGCACCAGCAGAAGGACAAACGTACagcacgcatgcacatgcattaCTAGGCAGACAACCTCTAATCCGCAGACCTCACTGAACCAAGACAGAGGGAGACGACATCGTCAGTCAGGATCTTTAAAATAAGGCTTGCGGCTCAGATGTGGCCAGTCGAGAGGTAATAACGAAAAGAGGACCCAGGCGCTATTTCGCGCCGCACTGGTTGACTCCCATCAAAATGACTTCATGTGCTTCCTCAAGCACGTAACCGCAGGCTTCCTGGATGAATAAACTGGCATTCTACCCGCAGAATCAGTCTCTGAACTACCAATCAGAACGCGCTTGGATCGCCTCCTCGAGAGCAGCATCTGTATCGTCTTACATGCTTTTGGCTTACAATTATCTAGGCACCTCGTAAGCCGCCTTTCGGCACAACCGAGAAACGCATCGATGCGTAGGTCACTAGAACACATAAGCCCACATTGAACCGCATGCATTAACCTCTGCTACGCCCTGACGAAATACTACGTATGAATTATGCACACAAGTGGAACGACCGTGAACGCCTTCACTGCCTGCCACCAGACGTCCAGGTATTTCTAATTCGAGCACTGTCGCCCAACGGACAGTCAAATTATACGGCCGCCATCGAAACCCTGCCTGGCACCCCACATCTTCGAGATCAATGCGGCAACCAAGGAGCAACGAAATCGAAGTTAGCCCTTTCTCTGGTGAAGCCACGAACAGCACTGATGAAGACCTCTCACAACTTCACCAGTCTGCCAGCCATTTCCTCGAAAGCACTTGCTGAACCCCACGTGCAATAAGACCAGCACATCGGACGCTCCCTTGAGTGACGCCTGAAATGCCTTGTTCCTATCTTGTTACTCCCTTACGAAACAGTTATGAAAAAAAGGCTCCGTGGCGCAGGAGCCTGTCGACAATGAAAGGAGGGTATGACTCGTGCAGTAATGGCAACGCAATATAACGGACGCATGAAGCGGCCGGCGGGACAAGGCACGGGAACCGTGAAAATAGGCCATGACCGCAATGATAAATACGAAAACccggctgcgcatgcgcagcgtaGCACAGGACGCTCCACGCCGAAGCCTGAGAGATCCGTTTAAGGAACGCTCACGCACCAAGCATGATAGCATTTCCTCGCTGGAATACTCGGCCGGGAGCACACCGGCTCGCTCGCCGGACGCAGCTGACGGAAACGCACAGTGGAAGGCACCGGATACACCCAAATTTCAACCACTGTGTGACGTCTCGTACCTATACATTGCCCCCGTATGGCGGCGGTAATAATCCGACCTCTGTGCCACGACGTTCACGACAATCCTGCGGCTTTTCCACTCCCAGCTTTCCGCCTGCTCCACATGATACGCGTGCTACGGCCTTTTGTTCACCACTACGCACAGAGGGCAGATCCTGGCTGACGTAACAGACGACCGTTTTGGTATAACCTCGACGAATCAGCCTGGTCAACCCAGCGCATCCTCAAAACACATCGGATTCCGCACTATGAATCATAGCCGGAAGGTTCGCGCAACCGCTTAAGAGGAGCCGGTACAACGAGCTTTGTTAGCCTTTTTAGGTGTTTGTACAAAATCGGAAGTGGGAGCGTCGATCCTACGCGCTGTTAGACACGGCCTTACAGAATGGGGCGCCACGCCTTTGAGCCGTTGCCCCCTGGAGCTGAAACGCAAGCCTACGTTGAACAGTCTCGAGCTTCGGAATCTCGCAAGAACCGGCGGGGTCCGATACCTTGCTGCCCAAGAGTACAGAGGGTGGGCCGTGTGTACCAGCTAAATCCTTCGAAGCAAGGTAAGACAGGCAGGGCTGCCAGAAGCAGCACCGCCGCTTGATATGCTGCGCGATCCGCTATCGCAAGGACTGCCTGCAAGGTCGGTAAAAATTGCGCTCGAGGTTCCAGTCATAAACTCGTCGTCTGCCCGGCCCGGTCTCTCGATGCCTCCATCCGGTGAACCTTGTCCTTCACCATccgcagaagccgcaggTGCTGCGGGGGGAATCGCCGCTGCGGATAGGCGCgtgccttccgccgctgccaAGGCGGCCCTGATACGAGACGTTGGATCAGCAGGCCCGGATGTGCCTGCGCAAGAAAGGACAGCATACGCAATCAACTGGATGTCATGGACATGTTCGTGAGGCGATGCCCGCAATCGCGTATCCACCCTTGACAGCAGCGCCCCCTCTAATTTCCTTTCGCGGAGTGTGTGCCGCAACAAAACCTCGCATTATGTTCCAATCTCATCCACGACAGCCTAGGGCAAGCGCATAAGGCATGTGCACACTTGTTCAGGCCCTGCGACAAGAAACTAGTCCTGACCAAGTGGCAGCCCTGCCTGCGTACGCGTAAGATTTCTACCGGGTCCCGTGATGCAGTCTGCTGCAGTGGCCGCTGTTGGGCGCGCAGTAGCCCGCTGTCTAGACCGCTAGTCGATTACCGCTACGTTATGTTACAACGAGTGTGCATGTGCTGCATGCATCCGCCGTGGCGAACTGCATATCTTCTTTGTGTCTAATTCTACGCACAGCGTCGCGGCACACAGCTTGGAAAGCGATGCACGTTCGTATGTTGCGGCGCCGCTATTTGCGTTTTGAGCAGCATCGTGGCAGTTCGAGCAAAATAGTTTCATAAACGCCGTCCGCAATCCCATCTGTGTGCAGCAGATCACAGCGGTCATAACGCACCTTCAGGGGACATGTCTAGGCCCTCTGTTGTGTCCTCTCTGGCTGTCGCTCCGGAAGCGGTGTCGCCCACCAGGGAGAGGGCTGATAGGCTCGTTGATATGTCACTGCCCCCAAACAGGGTACGCATTACAGCATTCTCGAGCGCTCCTGTAGAGCTACACGGCGATGGCCCTCCCACAGGCGGCGAACAGTACGGCGACCCTGCG from Besnoitia besnoiti strain Bb-Ger1 chromosome XI, whole genome shotgun sequence carries:
- a CDS encoding hypothetical protein (encoded by transcript BESB_019370), with the protein product MMPASAPLVAAMGSPTAPREVGTSPGMATSEAAAAAAGMTANSCGPEDSSVFSANPVMAGECRRLFPSLEFVLANDGSFTDWLKSMEVYHLVEHALDKNQDCRDFNSKRIEGLLLLKVRSWWRLDHQQTARQELQMP